In Pseudoalteromonas sp. NC201, a single window of DNA contains:
- a CDS encoding LabA-like NYN domain-containing protein, which produces MEKVTILVDAQNVYYTTKQAYQTGFDYNAFWRKATANREVYQAIAYSSERGDDKQKQFQNILRAIGFEVKLKPYIQRADGSAKCDWDVGITIDAMECASESDVIILVTGDGDFDLLANKLRDKYHTRVEVYGVPQLTAASLIRAASEFIPIDSKLLISRRRSEIHHGD; this is translated from the coding sequence ATGGAAAAAGTCACCATTTTAGTTGACGCTCAAAATGTTTATTACACCACCAAACAAGCCTACCAAACAGGCTTTGACTATAACGCGTTTTGGCGTAAAGCAACGGCTAATCGCGAGGTATATCAAGCCATTGCCTATTCCAGCGAACGGGGTGACGACAAACAAAAGCAGTTCCAAAATATCCTGCGAGCGATTGGCTTTGAGGTGAAGTTAAAGCCTTATATTCAACGTGCCGATGGCTCCGCAAAATGTGATTGGGATGTTGGCATTACCATTGATGCCATGGAGTGCGCGTCAGAATCCGATGTAATTATTCTAGTAACTGGCGATGGTGATTTTGATTTACTCGCGAATAAACTCAGAGATAAATACCATACCCGAGTCGAAGTTTACGGCGTGCCGCAGCTTACCGCCGCCTCACTGATCCGTGCCGCTAGTGAGTTTATTCCTATTGATAGTAAACTATTAATTAGTCGACGCAGGTCTGAAATACATCACGGCGATTAA